Below is a genomic region from Micropterus dolomieu isolate WLL.071019.BEF.003 ecotype Adirondacks linkage group LG08, ASM2129224v1, whole genome shotgun sequence.
CATTAGCTTACAATACGATGACTGTAAAGTTGCCCCTTCAACGTCATATGAATGATCAGTGTTAAAGCTTGTATAGAAACAGTCGATTTTTCACTCTATCTGCGTCGTGTTTTTCCCActgatgaaatgttttgtgaatTGGTAATTGAAAAACAAAGGCAGCCAGAAAGGTCAGCAAAGGTGAATATGGTTTACTTGACTGTGGACCCTAATCCTTACATTTGGATAACACTGAttcttctctttgttttctcaTTCTTTCCACTCACTCTGTTTTTAAATATCTGTGGATGTGTTTAGGAACTATAAAGTCTTAATGAGCAAAGAGGACGGGGGTCTTTGTTCTAAAATCAATTTGAGCGTCCCAGCAGAAATTGTACACAGCCGTGAGGAAGGCCTGCCATCTATCACTATCCATTTAGTCTGTTTTCATAAGACATTTGAAATAAAAGATCCATGGACTGTACATATGTAAATAGCTTTCCCCAGTAGATTAGTCAGATTTTGTCAGACTGCCTGCTGCCTAGCTAATTAGATACCTGTAGGGAGACTCTAGTGTANNNNNNNNNNNNNNNNNNNNAGCTTGCTGTCGTATAGGAGGGAGGTTGttcttttatttactttccaTATAGTGAGATTTTAAGATACTTTAGCTCGAAAACATGGTTTGCTATCTTCCAGCATAGTGCAGTGCTCCCCGCAAGGTGAGCACACCTATTTGAAAACACACTTACAGCTTTTATATTGATGCCTTCTGTCAATATCCCACTCAGTCTTTAAAATATGTCAATATGTCCCAACATGCTAAGCAGTaataaattgtgttgtttaCCTGAAACAGCCCACAGCAATCTTGGCACAagaagacagaggaagaaagaatgCTTTCCCACTGTCTTGCCAAGGATTTTAATATGCGGCTTGGAGGTCGCAAAACAAAGCACCACACCTGAAAACAAGGtgttgaaatttatattttGAGGTATTGCTACTAATATGCGGTATGCTAGGCCACATGTTGAACACACTTTTTGTAAGCACAAACTGTGAAAACTGCTACTTACTGTAATTATGCCAACTGGAAATATTCACTTTTCATGGTTCCTCATCACCTGCAGAGCAAGCATAACTCCTGAGGTGCGCACATCTGGCCAGCACAGGTCCCTGATTGTAACATGATTGTGTTGGTGGTCCCAGGACCAATTCACCAAATTACCTCGCCATTATCAGTAATAATACCTTCATTATGTTCTCTTTCTCAGTGTGTGACAGCATAAGATGTTTATGCCACAAGCCATTTCTGCCTCTAACTAACGGAAAAGTTAATTAATATAAAGTGTGAGTAGTTTTAAGTATCTTTTAATGTTTAAGAGCTGACAGTTTGACACCACAATACCACAGTAACATCTTGGTACAATTTTGGGAACCAGAAAAACTCTTTTTGAACAAATCCGGCTCTAGTGAATAACGACTAGATCGTTTTTTTGGTCAAGTCCATCATGTAGAAAATGAAGAATGGGTATATTCCTCACCAGCCCCTGTAAACAATTAGCTTTGCATGACAGATTTCTCTCTGATCTCTGTCCATTCAGCCTCACAACCACCACCCTGCATATTTATAGTGTGCTATTTCAACTGCTCAGATCCTTGAGACTTTGGTTGCTCATGACAGGGGATTTATAAGCCTACAGTAGCTTTATTTATCATCACATACTCACAGGTCAAACCCATGATTAAtgaggtttttattttattttttgatgttAGCATGCATTCAGAATGTATTGCATCATGGATATTGGTTCTCTGGTGCCTTTGACGCACTCGTGAAATGCATGCCAATACCTGAAACCTAACCCTTTTGAACATGGTGCAGGAACCATTTTAATGAAGACATCAAGCTGTCACTCATAGTCCTACATAATTCCTGCTGTTTGATTCAATTTTGCCAGGGACACCCATTTTATTCTTATTATGCACTATGCTTCACACTAGAAtcgtttttaactgaaacttaaAAATATTGCAACATGGACATTCACCACCACTAAAATAGTAATTAGCTCGATGATtggaaaataataacaataggttACTAATTAGAGCTCACGTGTTGACCACTGAAAGGGTGAAAGGTGAGAACAGAGTAGCTTTACTGAAGAAGCACGTTCACTTTTGCAAATGTGTGATGTGAAACGCTGACCTTGCGGGGCGAGTTAGTTTCTCATGGGCTTGCCATCACTTGAACCATGACTGCGTCTGGCGCCTCAGGGCAGCGGGCGTGACTTGCctttgtattgtgttgcagTGCACGACTACAATTTGAGTTACACAACCTAGCTACATGCCAATCTacctttaaaataatattaattgcCACTCTGTGTcccaactgacaaaacatacatttgttATTGTGTAAGTCCGGGGACGCTTGCATTACAATAACACGTCCGGGTGGTTTATTGGAAAGCCtcgtttaaaagcatttaacttaGCTCACTCGGGAGTGTTGATCCAGATGATATCCAAGTGGCAGTAGTAGACGCACTCTTTATCCTTGTAGGAATAACAAGTGCAGCGCTTGGGTCTGGACTTAGCCTCCGCTGCCTCAGACAGCTGTAAACCCCTGGATTCCCCGGAGCCAGACACCCTGCTGGAGCGTGGGAGACCTCCGGGGTTGACGTCGGATATGACCAAGGCATCGGACGTCAAGACACCTCGTATTGTACAAGAAAGGTGTTGTAATTAAGTTTAGTAAATTAGTAATAACCAAATAACCAACTGTGTAAATAGCCTAAATGAATAGGCTACGTGAATAAAGGTTGAAATGTGTTGTAAAAGTTTGTGGCAGCTTGCCGACATCAAAACCTCTAAGCCTACCTTGTAAGAGAATCAATGCCAGTATGTTGAAAAGCATGGTTTTCGCGAGGATGGATGGTATCCTTGCCATGTCAGATGTTCCCAAAATGAATCATAGCCTGATGAGGATGCAGCGCACTTGTCAAATTAATCTCCCACCAGCATCGAGTGAAAATCCATCAGCGTAGTTCTCCATGAGCAGCTCATCTCATATGGTCCAGGCGTCATATAACCAATCAGAGGATGTTTGTCGCATAGTTCCTTTCATATTTACAACTTCCTACCTGTAACTGAAGTGAAAGGAAACCTACCTTAATACAAATAGCGCCCGCAGTCACACAGCAAAGTGTGCTTTGGAAAAGGTGATCTTTGGAGCAAAGACGATGATGATGCTCCTCAACGTCACTTTGCCTTCTGAAATCCCAAATCTAAGATAAAGGGCTTTGGAGAGGCTTGGGTACACGCCCACACCCCTTCTGTTAAATGCAGCAGCGTGTTCACTGAGGTGAACTTACTCcacttgtgtttctgttgatgCATGACTTGTAAAATAGGATACTTGTTCAAATATAGCctaataaaacagatttttcagCAACACTTGGCAGCATGGGCCTTCCATTACTCTCTCAAATAGGCCTACTGCACATAAAGTCAAGATATGATGAGGGAATTccccttttttgttgttgtaatttaCTTGGGCTACAAAAAAGAGCCACTAAATTACaggcacacaaaacacaccttGCAATATACCATCTGGACACTCCAGTGTGGAAAAGGGGTCAAGCAAATACCTATAATCTTAACTACACATTTATACACCCCTTTGTTATATACAATTAGAGCCAGTCTAGAAATGATCTGCATAGGCCTATGCCTGCCATATGGTGATGATGAGGCGCTACTTCTCAAGTTCAGTGACAAAGACTGATGGGAGATGCCCCCTTCAGTATGACCCTCAGGAAAATGAGAACATTTGAATGCTCGCATAATTTCTGAGGGTCATTTCATGTAACAGTTTCAATGCCCAGAGGACCGATCTGTTACTACTCTTGGGCAGGAGAGTTACTGTTTTGAAGTTTATAATCCTGATGTAGGCAAACCCACCTCGAGGCCATCTACTCACGAGGCTAGGTCAAGTGTGAGAATTTGTCTCATGTCAGTCTTTTAGTTCATCACGGTCAGACACATTTCTAAGCAGCTACAGTTCATGATTTTAGTCAGAATGTTTAATTTCAGTAATTGTGCTCATTGTTTACATTACTGGCATAATATGCAGCATATGTCTTTACAACAATTAGTTGAAATGCCATGTTTGTTTAATACTGTTTTGTCTAAGGATGGTGGACCCGTTTTGATAGTAAATGGCTGTTGACTTTTGTCTAAAATTGGTTTCTCAGTGACAAATGACTACACTTAGTAGTCTGCATTGTGATGCATTTTGGCTGGGGGGCAGACAGGGGTACAGACTCAGGCCAGTGTATATTctcccccccaaccccccatACACCAGATGTAAATGGTGTGTCATCATCATTAAATAATGAACAAATGAGTTAGCAAAGGGTCTGAAGTTGATTAATCCTGGGTGTTTTGCATTTAAATTATGGTGTTGTCTCTCAACATGAGGACTAcaccataatgtgttttttctaaTAAAGCAATGAGAggcaaaaaaaattaatcaatCAGCAAAAATTTTATAAAGtggttaaaaagtaaaaaaagtgcTTGTGAGCTCAGCAGTTGCATATAGGTATAACCTAGTAGACCATGAAAGACATATTGGTTGACAGAATTGGACCATCTGTCCCACAGATAAAGAACACTCCAGGATGAATGTTGGCCACTCATAATCACCACCTCATCCCTCACGTGTCAGGAGGATTGGGAGGAGGCCATGTAGGAAGGTGATGAACCTGAACatacaaaccaaaacaacaacaactcaatTCAGTTGATCTGCTCTGTTAATCCAACCATCGTGGGGCGTGAGTGTGTATAAGTCTGTATCTGAAGTACTGAGTTCATGAAGACAAATCACTCAGTGGTTACATGATGTAATCGTCGAAGTTAAATGGAAGCACCGTAGGGAATGTGAGAGAGATGTGTGTTCAtaggaaaactgaaaaaaagggACCAGCAGGAGATTTTATGAGGGTGTACCTCCTGGGGCGATTATTACGATCAAACACCAGACTGCCACAAAAGACTGAAACAGAGGAAACGTGTTTAGACTTTCCGTAATATTATTGTCTGACTTGTTTCTCCATCACTTGTTGAACAAATTCTCCAAGGAAGAACCAATAGATGTAGGATGTAAATCCACTTAAATGTAGCTGATTAAATAAAAGTCTTTCCTGCTGAGCTTAAGGTATACACACTTACAGACAAAGAGAAGTGGGGATATTtagagaacacaaacacactcacataaaAGAAATACATACCTTCATGGGAAGACTGTGGCTTTTGTTAAGATGCTTTGGCATGATGATGCAAAAGGCCCCCATACTGTTGACTGTACCTTCTCAGTCTCAGGGTTATATACAGTAGGTGTCCTGGATTTGTTCTTTGCTACAGAGACATCCAGTAAATCAAGATCTGTCTCATGCCTGCCCTCTGGTTCCTTCCCAAATTCCCTACGGCTAGGGTTTTGTGCCATACCCCAATTCTCTGGCACATTCCCTAAGCTGGGAAACAGAGAGAATTCCTGATAAATGAAGAccacattgtgttttttctcctgACCAGAGATGTGGAAGCGGAATACTATCAGaaagttgtctgtgtgtggtttaGCAATCACATGATGCAAGAATGCTTTCAAGGTAtcattttgttcttgtttttttctgtgaaggACGTCTTATAACCTGGTCTAATTAATCTGATGTTGCAGTGTTAGTTTATATGATCATGGATGGTTATTTACACCAAATAGGCAgtcaaaaatttaaatgtactgaatCTACTTGGATACATTGTTTTGCCATAGCTGATCAAGGCAATATAAATGGATTGAGGTGTGAAACCTCATAGTAGGcctcatttaattaaatctctCTAACTTTCTCATTGCATTATGCAACACATTTTACAACTTGAATTGTTAAACTTGTGTTCATTAGCAATGCCATTATAAAGATCCATCCTGGAACTACTAAGTTTTCTGAACAGGACATTTCTGGTATCCCAAATCGCTGTTATAATTCTACCTTTTTACCTCTGTTTTTCTCCCTGCTTTACCTCAAGGAGTCAGCCATATGGTTTTACATCATAACATATGTACTGTGGGTTCACTTTCTGCCAACTGTGCTTGTTTAGTGTTGATTATCGCTGCCCTTGATTTAGTCAACAGAGGGAAACTCATTGCAGTGGGTTCAAGGCTTAACTGGGAGACATACGGGAATGTAATACAATTCAGCAGGATTCAAACTGCCattttgtcctgtttttcttGGCCTCCTCTCATGTtttattagaaaacattttGGGTGTGAAAAGCCTGGGGTGCTGTGGAGCTACTGAGGTTGGGACTGGAGAAACAATAAACAGGTGGCATTAAGATCTCAGAGGCTGCAGACATGTAAGCCTGTTGAAATGAATATGAGGAACTGTTATGTAAAATGGTTCAACACATCTGATAAGGTTAAgaaaatcaaacacagaaagCAAGAGGATTTcaactgtgatgtagagacactGACACATGAAAACTTTTTTCAATATGGACAAAAGCCAAACTATCTGCTCTTTATTCTTGTCTTCCAGGTTTATTACTCTCTATATCAGTGGGACAGATCTAGTTAGAATAAATCAGAAGATACCTTCGCACAGAAGCCTGCCATGACAGTTTGTCAGCATGTCACCATTTACATTCTAAACCCTAACAGCAATAGCGCAGTTTTAAGTTCCGTATGAAGAGCAATGATATGCAGCACAGAGATGATCTGTTGTGTCACAAAGGCAGGTTTCACCTCAAACTGTGTCACTTCCTTACACATTACAGTGTATAGATAACTCAGTCTTATTGGCCCTTTTATCCTGTCATGCTTCAAAGTTCACACGTGCTTGTCTTTTCTTCCTTGAGTATATATACACCACTGGTGTTTCCTCTGCATGTGGAGAAGGGCTTGAACAGCGTACTAAGACTCAGCAGAAAGATCTATGGCTGAGCTGAACTTTCCAAACAGAACTTCATGCCAAGGTGAGGGCTATTGCACTAAAGACAGCAAGATGCCTCCCTTATGAGTAACAGCTGATGCCCCTGGATCCCACTGATTTCCTGGTTTGTGGTTGCTGTAGAGGATCATTTAGTTTACCATGACTGATGACTATCACCCACTAAAAATTGTTTGAGCTGTGGGATATTTTACAGTGAGTGATGGTACTGagatttatgtaaaatatacacTGTGGTAAAACTAGCATTGCAAAACTAAGCCAGTAAAGTAGGGCCTTtcacagaaatattttaaataagaGTCTAAATTGGACTATACAATTGGAATTTAACTTCAAATCCATACAAAACATGGGCTACATGCTTGAAAGGGACAAACCCATGGGTTGATCCTCAAAAACAATTTTCATtccaagatgttttttttcatcttgCATAAGGACAAAAACAAGAGTGGTTAGCCAAAATTATAAGCATAATGTGTATAGCAAACAAATTGATAAATATTCTCTGGAGGGATGACTGCCAAACCAAAAATTGTTGCACAGACACAAGTATAGGAAATCTGCCTCGAAATAAAAGATTGCTGAGAGGTTGACCCCTGATTGGCACCTATATTTTAACCGATTATTAAGGCTTAAGAAATAGAGTTTTGGACTAAACTTGTAACGATGTGGTAGTGATGTTAATGGAAACTCTTGGCAAAGGACTAACTTTGATTTTGGAACAGACAATTTATGTAAGGGTAATGCAGACTATATTGCATTTGAAAACATGGGTGTTGAATGAAAGTTTCCTCCTGAAACTCACAAATATCTGAATCTTTGAGCAGCTGAGGGGATGGAAATATTTATTGATACTTTTTTGGAGACTAACTGACACACGCATGCATATCTCCTCTGCAGCAAACATGACAAAAGGAGAGACGCCAGAATGTGGTTTTCTTGTCTGAGGCTCCCACAAGCAAATTGCGTTGATAACTGATGCCATCTTATAGCCAGCTCTTTtggatatgatatgatatgattttcatgtctgttttttttaaaaatctttttctgaTGTTTGACCAACATTTCTATGTGACACTTCTTCTAAatttacattatgttttgttgtaacaACTGTAATTTCCATAAAATGACTGACAAACAAATCACATGATTCTATCACTTATCTGCGTGGAAGTGAGGTTTTGAGACTGGGATTTGGCTCAGCTGGTGAAAAGATTGTATTACACACTGCTGAGAGGCCTGCTCAATGTCTACTACTGTGAACACTGAGTTAGCTAGCCAAACCAAACATCCACATTCAATTTAAAGCCCTCTCAATTATAGACTTTTCTGATTATTTATGTCAGAGTTTAAAGTATGGACGCTTGTTTGATTAATGGTGGgtggcagagaaaaaaaattcacagTAATCAGCATAGGGGATGGTAAcagtttatttagcttttctCAAGAATCTGACTCAGGTATACGTTTGTTTTACAGTATTGATAAcaagttgtttaaaaaaaaaaatgtaaatgttgttatTAACTGGGTATAGGTAGAACTGTCAATCAGAAGCAGGGAAGAATCTCATACACTGCATCCCAGACCACCATGGATTAATTACATACACAACAACCAAAGGGTCAATGAGACCAGCTATGGTAATGCACATGACAGACTTCTGTCACCAATAAACATAAGCAGATTAGATAGGCCACAATCATTTAACAATTAGCTGATGTGTTAAGGGTTGAATATGCAGGGCAGTTTGTTATCACAATTAAATATCATTGGAAATGGTCAGTGGTCTAGTATGGTCTAGCTATCTTCACTTCAGATGGTTTTGTCTTGTCAACTTCCGGAGATGATAAAGCACTGGGTGCAAACACTGAGCAACTTGGACCATCTGGCATGTTTTGTCATCTTAAATCATATTTGCAACATTAATGCATAGATGTTGTTTATGTCCTTAGAAATATCACTTAGTGTCACTTCTTGCATTGGTGAATCACATTTGGAAAAAGAAGGGATATTATGAAACCATATTAATATTTGTGTTGATTTGACCTTTACCCTTTGATACTTTATGATATGTCAGAATATCATATAGTGATGGCCAGTGGGATTAAAGCATGTACAGAGCATTAACAGATACATACATAGTTAGACAAAACCAAGAAGGGATGGagttaactttatttattttaaactcaaGTCTATTCAACTTCCATACACATATCCAAAACAATGATAGGTCAACATATAAgtaaatatgtatgtgtgttaacTGCTTAGATTAAGCAGGAATTATCTAATGCTGAAAGAAGAATTTTGGGAAAGAAATTGAATGAATAAGAACCTACATTCTACTAAGTTAGATGAGGATTTGTCGCCGCCAAGTGGTAATTATTTGTAAAGTTGAGGGTTGAAGTGATGTTTTCACTGTGTCTAGAAGTAAAGGCATATCTCAGTTTACTAAATCCAAACATTTGAGAATTGTAATAAACGTCTGATGGACTAATTGCTTTATCTGAAACCTCGATAACTCTTTTAAGACTTTTGAATAAAATCACATCATGTATAAATCATACTGAGCAAGCAAATCAGCAAAGTAAAGGAAACGTTTACCACATAATTAACACACAGGGGCCCAAATAATATTTGTTTGATACaaattttagcattttattataattaattggCGTGATATTCTGATATGTTTATATCAGTCATGTGATTATTTCCCCATTCTCTTGAAATTAAGAATACAATCATAAATCATGAGCGCAAACTTTAGTTCTACTCTAAAACAGAGAGATTTATAAAAGTTATGGAGAGCTACGGAGAGCACAGTAGGACATTTCCCTTTTGTTGGTGATGTGGTTACCGTGACAACAGTTATCAAAACACCGCTAGGACTAGCTAAGTGCTAACTAGATGTTATGACTAATCTCGTATCACGCATATTTCTAATGTAGCTACAGTTAACTATCATAGCGTGCGCCCCCATGTCAAAATATAAGGTAAATAGAAAGCactgtgtgtacattttgttgtattgtaacGTTAGGCTTTTTACCGACAAGAAAACGTTAATAGACGTGATATAACGTTAGTTAAGTTTACCTTAGGTTAACATGTTAATTGCCATATATTAGCCAATGAGGAGTAACGTAGTACACGGGTGTAACGTTACCAAATATCGTCACTAACGTTACATAGCCTTATACCTGTAGTAAGTAATTACCGGTAGGTTGTTACTGGGGTTAGGGTTAACTAACGTTAGGTAGTAGAGGACTTGCTAATATATGTGTTTGCTGCTGTAATTTAAGTGTACATTTTTACTTCTTAAGTTATTCAAAACTATGGGGAGTTAAGCTAAATGTGGGTTTGCTTTCTTCACCTTTGCAGACACCTGGATACAGGGGTTCATATGACTGTAGCAAAAGTGAGGAGCGGTGAGTGTTGTTCATAAGTTGgttgtaaataaaaagtttcTCACAAGTACTGGTGACAGTGACATGTTACAATATCTCCTCAGGGAGGGAAGGAGTTGTGTGCGTTACAAATGTGGCCTATTCAACACCATACAGGATGTCCTGCGGCAAAGACCAGGTTGGGTCGAAGTCAAAGAGTGAGTAGGGTTGTCTGTTTATGTCACATCAGCTTCCCTGTCATATCCCTGGCTTGAATCTGAATCTTTTTCTCACAGCGATGGAGAGTGGGACTTCCACTGGTGTGATGTGGGCTGGCTCAGGGAGAATTTTGATCACTCCTACATGGAGGAACATGTAAGGATAAACCACTTTCGCAACCATTATGAGGTGAAGCAGCATCACTCTGGCATTCTTTGAGACAATAAACCAGAGATTTCAATATATCCTTCAAATCATAAGttatgttgttttgtattttgtatgcACTTTGTTACAGCTGACTCGCAAAAACCTCATGGTGAAAAACCTTAAAAGATATCGGAAAAATCTTGAAAGAGATGTTGGCCGGATGGAGGCGTCGAAATGTGAATTTTTCCCCTGCACCTTTGCACTGCCAAGCGAATACCATCTCTTTGTAGAGGAGTTCAAAAGAAACCCTGGCAGCACCTGGATCATGAAGCCGGTTAGCtaaagtataaataaaacaatatttaatttagtaTTTGGAAATTTTGCAAACACGTCATATAAATTAACTGGTATATTTATTTAGGTTGCAAAATCTCAAGGGAAAGGTATTTTCCTGTTCAGGAAACTGAAAGACATCATGGATTGGAAGAAGGTGATGTGTATTTAGCCTATTACTTCAAGGAATTGGgtgtaaattaaattactaaAAGCAGACATtcttcacacacacccacatattCAGATTGTTAATATTGTACTTAAGCAGGATGGCACCCGGTCAGAGGAACAGAAGGATGCAACTCAAGTGGAAAGCTATGTGGCACAACGCTATATAGAGAACCCCTACCTAATTAATGGTAATAACCTAACTGAAAAATACACCTTATTGCAAAACTAATTCAGAAAAATCATCAAATCTGCTAAcaaataatttaacaaaaactACTAATGGACAGGAACTGTGAACAGGTGGATGTGTGTTTAATAGAAgctttatatgtatatattatattgcttaagtagtttttatacattttgtctCTACAGGCAGAAAATTTGATCTGAGGGTCTATGTGCTGGTTACATCAGTACGTACTGAACCTTGTGAATCACAAAGTTTTATACAAAATATCAATTATGCGGAATTTGTGAATCAATGCGCTTGTCCTTGTGTTTCAGTATGTTCCCTTGAAGGCCTGGCTGTATCGTGATGGTTTTGCCCGCTTCTCAAGCACCCGCTTCTCTCTTAGTAGTATTGATGACAGGTGTATCCTTTGTTTGCGGTCATAACATTTAGTCACTATTCATTTGGATGTTGAAACACTTATGTGATAGTCTGGCTCTGAGTTTTTAGTACCAGTGTGCCAGACATCCCTTAACAAGTTGAGCCTTTGTCtaatgaaatattcaaacaaAGTCAATTTTAGTCTGTTTGACCCAATGTCAGAGGCTGTTGTTCCTAATTCTGTCACTTACATCCTTTGTGGAAGGCATACATATACATCATTAAAGTTCCCAAAATTCTACTTAATTCCCCTTTTCAGATATGCACCTCACCAACGTGGCTGTTCAGAAAACAGCGCCAGACTATGATCCTGAAAAGGTGTTAAAATTCAAGAACTCGTTAGAGCATATATAAGCCAGTTTTTCTGAAATGTGTCCCCTTTAACCAATTATGTAACCTTTTTACTGCTCATTGTTTTATTCATCTCTAAAT
It encodes:
- the edn3b gene encoding endothelin-3b, with amino-acid sequence MARIPSILAKTMLFNILALILLQGVLTSDALVISDVNPGGLPRSSRVSGSGESRGLQLSEAAEAKSRPKRCTCYSYKDKECVYYCHLDIIWINTPERTVPYGMSSYTGPQRIRRDAGRQVAEREGAKTQRCVCFVLDSDPECHAFCLSSLLQTVPIRSLHRVPGPG
- the ttll9 gene encoding probable tubulin polyglutamylase TTLL9 isoform X2 yields the protein MSKYKTPGYRGSYDCSKSEEREGRSCVRYKCGLFNTIQDVLRQRPGWVEVKDDGEWDFHWCDVGWLRENFDHSYMEEHLTRKNLMVKNLKRYRKNLERDVGRMEASKCEFFPCTFALPSEYHLFVEEFKRNPGSTWIMKPVAKSQGKGIFLFRKLKDIMDWKKDGTRSEEQKDATQVESYVAQRYIENPYLINGRKFDLRVYVLVTSYVPLKAWLYRDGFARFSSTRFSLSSIDDRYMHLTNVAVQKTAPDYDPEKGCKWQIQQLRRYLTAKHGREMVEILFKEMDNIFVRSLQSVQKVIINDKHCFELYGYDILLDQNLKPWLIEVNASPSHSPSSREDYEMKCRLLEDTLNVVDMEGRLTGKEKRVGGYDLMWNDGPVYKEDVNLETFGSSCFTANTHLGCVNDREKHLRHLLKPFPGQKRM
- the ttll9 gene encoding probable tubulin polyglutamylase TTLL9 isoform X1 — encoded protein: MSKYKTPGYRGSYDCSKSEEREGRSCVRYKCGLFNTIQDVLRQRPGWVEVKDDGEWDFHWCDVGWLRENFDHSYMEEHVRINHFRNHYELTRKNLMVKNLKRYRKNLERDVGRMEASKCEFFPCTFALPSEYHLFVEEFKRNPGSTWIMKPVAKSQGKGIFLFRKLKDIMDWKKDGTRSEEQKDATQVESYVAQRYIENPYLINGRKFDLRVYVLVTSYVPLKAWLYRDGFARFSSTRFSLSSIDDRYMHLTNVAVQKTAPDYDPEKGCKWQIQQLRRYLTAKHGREMVEILFKEMDNIFVRSLQSVQKVIINDKHCFELYGYDILLDQNLKPWLIEVNASPSHSPSSREDYEMKCRLLEDTLNVVDMEGRLTGKEKRVGGYDLMWNDGPVYKEDVNLETFGSSCFTANTHLGCVNDREKHLRHLLKPFPGQKRM